GGGCGAGATAATTCACCTGAGGGGAGAGCAGGTCTTCGATAAGCTGAAGGCCGAGATAAGGAGCGCTCACTTCATGGGGGCCATAGACGGGCTCAAACTCCTGATGGCGATGGACGAGCGCCTCGCCAAAGCGGATATACACTTCATCGGCGTCGTTGCCAAGGAGATAGACCTCGGAATGGAGCTCACCGAGGAAGTTGAAAAGGCCCTGCCAAGGGTCGTCGAGCTGGTTGAAGAACTCTGCAAAGAATGAATTAAATAATTGAACAATCAAAGAATTGGCCGGGAGCTCACATGCCCCCGCTCACGGCCAGCTCTATTATCCTCCTTATCTCCACGAGGAACTCCATCGGGATGTCCCTGAGCATCGGTTCGAGGAAGCCTTTGACTATGAGCTGGGTCGCCTTCTCCTCGCTCAGACCGCGCGACATCAGGTAGAACAGCTCCTCCTCGCGTATCTTGCCTATCGCAGCTTCGTGGCTCAGCTCGGCGTCGTCAACCCTGCTGACGAGTCCGGGGTAGGTCTCCATCGTGGCTTTATCACTCATCAGCAGTGCGTCGCAGCTTATGTGCCCTTTAGTCCTTGGCGCCTCCGCCTTTATGACGCCCCTCGTTATCACGGTGCTGTCGTCCATTATGACGGCCTTGCTGGCGTTTATTCCAGCGGCGCCCCTGCCCTGGAGGTACATCTCGCCGCCGAGATCAACGTACCAGTCCTTTTGACCGAGGATTATTCCGTTCAGCTCGACATAGCCGTTCTCGTCCACCCAGTACTTGGGGTTGGCTATGTTGCTCCTGCCCGTTCCGAGACCAACGGTGGTGTTGATGAAGCGCGCTCCTTTGCCGATTC
Above is a window of Thermococcus celericrescens DNA encoding:
- a CDS encoding hydrogenase maturation protease, which gives rise to MRTLILALGNELMKDDGIGLKAGRILSEKGYNVLDVGTDIFMLSAHYRGEERLIIIDAILSEKFRPGEIIHLRGEQVFDKLKAEIRSAHFMGAIDGLKLLMAMDERLAKADIHFIGVVAKEIDLGMELTEEVEKALPRVVELVEELCKE